A portion of the Edaphobacter lichenicola genome contains these proteins:
- a CDS encoding efflux RND transporter permease subunit yields MWIVKIALSRPYTFIVLAILILIAAPVVIMSTPTDIFPNINIPVVSVAWQYTGLNPEELEGRLTTPYEKALTVLVDNVEHVESTTVAGQVVVKIYLQPGASLDTANSQVSAASEFQLRQLPPGILPPQIINFSASSVPILQLGLSGEGLSEQQLNDLGANFVRPQLVSIPGAVIPNIYGGKQRSIMLNIDPKLLQAKGLSPNDVLNAFAVQNVVQPGGTAKIGEDEYDIHINSSPVTLEGISNLPIKQLNGTTIYLRDVASVTDGSIPQTNIVRQDGHRGALMVILKSGTASTLSVVSGIRTLLPRVKLTLPPELKITPIGDQSIFVRGSVTGVIREAVIAAVLTGMMILLFLGSWRSTIIIAVSIPLSILTSVIILGLLGETINIMTLGGLALAVGILVDDATVTIENIERYLEEGRGLHDAIVEGAAQISVPALVSTLCICIVFLPMFFLSGVSRYLFVPLAEAVVFAMLASYVLSRTLVPTLAMYLLKAHDHHAAPSNNIFARFQRGFERIFEKIRRSYQDLLGRLVELRIFFVPIFLLICVCAFALVPFLGQNFFPSTDNGSFILHVRAKSGTRIEETAKLCDLIEQEIRKTVPSAEMDNILDNIGLPYSTLNYQHATSGLIGAGDADILVSLNEDHHPTANYVETLRRNLPHDFPGVTFYFLPSDIVTQILNFGLPAPIDIQFEGSDIAANRKVADQMLSELRQVPGLVDLRIQQPDDYPVLNVDVDRTKAAQGGYSEHDVGSSLLNILGGSTQLNPQFYLNTKNGVTYNIVAQTPQYQISSLNALENIPISAQTAKQPEILTDVAKISRSTEMQVVTHYNIRRTLDIYGNVQGRDLGSVGKEIDKIVARNEKSLVRGSFVRVRGQIETMKSSYFGLLAGLGFAIVLVYLLIVVNFQSWLDPFIIITALPAALAGIVLFLFTTRTTLSVPALMGAIMCMGVATANSILVVSFAKERLLHHGSAIEAAIEAGATRFRPVMMTALAMIIGMIPMALGAGEGGEQNAPLGRAVIGGLSFATIATLIFVPAVFALLHSSEKKTAVVDESHEQHSTAGA; encoded by the coding sequence ATGTGGATCGTAAAAATTGCGCTTAGCCGCCCCTACACGTTTATCGTGCTGGCGATCCTCATCTTGATTGCAGCGCCTGTCGTGATCATGAGCACGCCGACGGATATCTTTCCCAATATCAACATTCCCGTTGTGTCCGTCGCGTGGCAGTATACGGGCCTGAATCCAGAGGAGCTCGAAGGGCGACTGACAACACCGTATGAGAAAGCGCTTACGGTGCTGGTCGATAACGTTGAGCACGTCGAGTCGACCACGGTGGCTGGCCAGGTGGTCGTCAAGATTTACCTGCAGCCAGGGGCGAGCCTCGATACAGCAAACTCTCAAGTGTCCGCGGCCTCGGAGTTTCAACTGCGCCAACTTCCTCCTGGCATTCTGCCACCGCAGATCATCAACTTCAGCGCATCGAGCGTGCCGATCCTTCAGCTTGGTCTCTCAGGCGAAGGATTGAGCGAGCAGCAGTTGAACGATCTTGGAGCGAACTTTGTTCGTCCGCAACTCGTGTCGATACCGGGCGCGGTCATTCCGAACATCTATGGCGGCAAGCAGCGGTCGATCATGTTGAATATCGACCCGAAGCTGCTGCAGGCGAAGGGCCTGTCACCGAACGATGTACTCAACGCATTTGCGGTGCAGAACGTGGTGCAGCCGGGCGGTACGGCGAAGATCGGCGAAGACGAGTACGACATTCATATCAACTCATCGCCGGTGACACTTGAGGGCATCAGCAATCTGCCAATCAAGCAGTTGAACGGAACGACGATTTATCTGCGCGATGTAGCCAGCGTGACCGACGGCAGCATTCCGCAGACGAACATCGTTCGACAGGACGGGCATCGCGGCGCGTTAATGGTGATCCTGAAATCCGGAACTGCATCCACGCTGAGCGTTGTGAGTGGCATTCGCACGCTATTGCCAAGGGTGAAGCTCACCTTGCCGCCAGAGCTGAAGATCACTCCGATCGGTGATCAGTCCATCTTCGTTCGCGGATCGGTGACCGGTGTAATTCGCGAAGCGGTGATCGCTGCTGTGCTGACCGGGATGATGATTCTTCTGTTTCTCGGAAGCTGGCGCAGCACCATCATCATTGCCGTCTCGATTCCCTTGTCGATCCTGACCTCGGTCATCATTCTGGGGTTGCTGGGAGAGACGATCAACATCATGACGCTGGGCGGACTGGCGCTGGCGGTCGGTATCCTGGTGGACGATGCAACGGTGACGATCGAGAATATCGAGCGTTACCTGGAAGAGGGGCGTGGGCTGCACGATGCCATCGTTGAGGGTGCGGCGCAAATCTCTGTGCCTGCCCTGGTATCGACACTTTGTATCTGCATTGTGTTTCTCCCGATGTTCTTCCTGAGCGGGGTCTCGCGTTATCTGTTCGTTCCGCTGGCCGAGGCCGTGGTGTTCGCCATGCTTGCCTCCTACGTTCTGTCACGCACGCTCGTGCCGACGCTGGCGATGTATCTGCTGAAGGCGCACGACCATCATGCGGCACCCTCCAACAACATCTTCGCCCGCTTCCAGCGTGGATTTGAACGCATCTTCGAGAAGATTCGCCGTAGCTACCAAGATCTGCTCGGACGTCTGGTAGAGTTGCGGATCTTTTTTGTTCCTATCTTTCTGCTGATCTGCGTCTGCGCCTTTGCGCTCGTGCCATTCCTTGGTCAGAACTTCTTTCCAAGCACCGACAACGGCTCGTTCATCCTGCACGTTCGCGCCAAGAGCGGTACCCGCATCGAAGAGACCGCAAAGCTCTGCGACCTGATCGAACAAGAGATTCGGAAGACGGTTCCATCGGCAGAGATGGACAACATTCTGGATAATATCGGTCTGCCGTACAGCACGCTCAACTATCAGCATGCAACGTCAGGTCTGATCGGCGCCGGAGATGCCGATATCCTGGTCTCTTTGAACGAAGACCACCATCCGACGGCGAACTATGTCGAGACGCTACGCCGCAACCTGCCACATGACTTTCCCGGTGTTACGTTCTACTTTCTGCCGTCCGATATCGTGACCCAAATCTTGAACTTTGGACTGCCTGCACCGATCGATATTCAGTTCGAAGGCTCGGACATCGCGGCAAACCGCAAGGTTGCGGACCAGATGCTCAGCGAGTTGCGGCAGGTTCCCGGCCTTGTTGATCTTCGCATTCAGCAGCCCGACGACTACCCGGTGTTGAACGTTGACGTAGACCGAACGAAGGCAGCGCAAGGTGGCTATTCGGAGCACGACGTCGGCAGCAGCCTGCTTAACATTCTTGGGGGCAGCACCCAGTTGAACCCGCAGTTCTATCTGAATACGAAGAACGGCGTGACCTACAACATCGTGGCGCAGACGCCGCAGTACCAGATCAGTTCTCTCAATGCGCTTGAAAACATTCCGATCTCTGCACAGACCGCGAAACAGCCGGAGATTCTGACGGATGTTGCGAAGATCTCACGCAGCACCGAGATGCAGGTCGTGACACACTACAACATCCGCCGCACGCTCGACATCTACGGCAATGTTCAAGGGCGTGATCTTGGTTCGGTCGGCAAAGAGATTGACAAGATTGTCGCGAGAAATGAGAAGTCGCTGGTTCGCGGGAGCTTTGTGAGAGTACGCGGACAGATCGAGACGATGAAGAGCTCTTACTTCGGCCTGCTCGCCGGGCTGGGTTTTGCGATTGTGCTTGTTTATTTGTTGATCGTGGTCAACTTCCAGTCGTGGCTCGATCCGTTCATCATCATCACAGCCCTCCCCGCTGCTCTCGCTGGCATCGTTCTGTTTTTGTTTACGACCCGCACCACGTTGAGCGTTCCTGCGCTGATGGGCGCGATCATGTGCATGGGCGTCGCAACGGCGAACAGTATTCTAGTGGTGTCATTCGCCAAAGAACGTCTGCTGCACCATGGGAGCGCGATCGAAGCAGCGATTGAAGCTGGAGCGACGCGGTTCCGGCCAGTCATGATGACGGCACTTGCCATGATCATCGGCATGATTCCGATGGCTCTAGGCGCAGGTGAAGGCGGAGAGCAGAATGCTCCGCTAGGCCGCGCGGTGATCGGTGGCCTTAGCTTCGCGACGATCGCAACGCTCATCTTTGTTCCTGCAGTCTTCGCCCTGCTACACAGCTCTGAAAAGAAGACCGCAGTTGTGGATGAAAGCCACGAACAGCATTCGACGGCTGGAGCCTAA
- a CDS encoding porin, with the protein MRKLRALSVVTFISTCVLFRIPATAQDQTPHEPSTLVDGAPAGAAPFPRKPFAIRLADAYLEDWKPTQPPGPDPPRRGYPGPLDSPPFPSSDYSVGGTPVIGAPDTQTYPLMQAINENRSRVKVYGWFNEGFNISTSNKGDGANSPAAYYYNPNRITPDQQVLFVERLPNTVQTDHVDYGFRFAQLWGQDYRYTTAKGIFSQQLLGKNHEYGYDPVMFYFDLYLPHVAKGMNIRIGRYISLPDIEAQLAPNNYTYSHSILYTIDPFTQTGIVTTIKLSDHWLVQAGFSGGNDVAPWTADVKPTGTACVDYTWHKGGDALYTCANSFNDGKYAYNNVQGYYETWYHKISATWHTDTETWYMYERDVPNIAGNVINPIKPEIGANGAFCSQGQQRCFAPEFAVVNYLEKEFNHKNYVSIRTDFVDDMKGQRTGYATKYSEHLVSYGRWIGSTVLFRPELRLEHSYDLPAYDLGTKKTQFIVAGDLTYHF; encoded by the coding sequence ATGAGAAAACTGCGCGCCTTGTCTGTCGTCACTTTCATCTCAACGTGTGTTCTGTTTCGAATTCCTGCAACGGCACAGGACCAAACACCACACGAGCCATCGACTCTGGTGGATGGAGCGCCTGCGGGTGCAGCTCCTTTTCCGCGAAAGCCCTTTGCGATTCGCCTTGCCGACGCTTACCTGGAAGACTGGAAACCGACTCAACCTCCAGGTCCAGATCCGCCGCGTCGAGGCTATCCCGGCCCACTCGACTCACCACCTTTTCCAAGCAGCGACTATAGCGTCGGAGGAACTCCGGTGATCGGAGCGCCGGACACACAGACGTATCCGCTGATGCAGGCGATCAACGAGAATCGCAGTCGCGTCAAAGTCTATGGCTGGTTTAACGAGGGCTTCAACATCAGCACCTCCAATAAGGGCGACGGTGCAAACTCTCCGGCAGCGTATTACTACAATCCCAACCGGATTACGCCCGATCAACAGGTGCTCTTCGTCGAACGCCTGCCCAATACTGTACAGACCGATCATGTTGACTATGGATTTCGCTTCGCACAACTCTGGGGACAAGACTATCGCTACACGACGGCAAAGGGGATTTTCTCTCAGCAACTGCTCGGAAAGAATCATGAGTACGGCTATGACCCAGTGATGTTCTACTTCGACCTCTACCTGCCGCATGTTGCAAAAGGAATGAATATACGCATTGGCCGATACATCTCTTTGCCGGATATTGAAGCCCAGTTAGCGCCAAACAACTACACGTACTCACACTCAATTCTCTACACGATCGACCCGTTCACGCAGACTGGTATCGTCACGACCATCAAGCTTTCCGACCACTGGCTTGTGCAGGCTGGTTTCTCCGGTGGCAATGACGTCGCGCCCTGGACCGCTGATGTAAAGCCCACCGGGACCGCGTGCGTGGACTACACGTGGCACAAGGGTGGCGATGCGCTCTACACCTGCGCGAACTCCTTCAACGACGGCAAGTACGCCTACAACAATGTGCAGGGCTACTACGAGACTTGGTATCACAAGATCAGTGCCACGTGGCACACTGACACTGAGACCTGGTACATGTACGAACGCGATGTTCCGAACATCGCCGGCAACGTCATCAACCCGATCAAGCCTGAAATCGGCGCAAACGGAGCGTTCTGTTCGCAGGGCCAGCAGAGGTGCTTCGCGCCGGAGTTCGCCGTCGTCAACTATCTCGAGAAAGAGTTCAACCACAAGAACTACGTATCGATTCGCACCGATTTCGTTGATGACATGAAGGGCCAGCGCACTGGCTACGCGACGAAGTACTCCGAACACCTCGTCAGCTATGGCCGCTGGATCGGCAGCACCGTGCTCTTTCGGCCTGAGCTTCGGCTGGAGCACTCATACGATCTACCTGCTTACGACCTCGGCACGAAAAAGACGCAGTTCATCGTTGCTGGAGACCTGACGTATCACTTTTGA
- a CDS encoding efflux RND transporter periplasmic adaptor subunit produces the protein MTSGTEVKTEMNEDRTTPSDNLSADSQEPREPRLTKGTWIGAAVIALIVALIVILGIAARRRTESTLEKDTKAEAIPFVNVIYPASSRLSSGLALPGNTQAFVDTPIYARTSGYLKSWYFDIGAHVKKGQLMAVIETPELDEQLQVAQADLKSAQANLDLANTTSARYQNLLTTNSVSKQETDVAVSDAAAKKAAVDASMASVRRLQQLQSFEKVFAPFDGIVTARNIDIGGLIQAGENTTPKELFHLASIDKIRVFVSVPEVYSTSIKQGDKATLTLDEYPDKSFEGTIARNSNAIDLATRTLNVEVDVDNPKGELLPGAYVFVHFKVPERATGLMLPANTLLFRAQGLQVGVVRNGRVQLVPVVIGKDSGANVEISSGLKATDAVILDPSDSLATGQEVQVKNHVDENATQMKKEAGAQ, from the coding sequence ATGACAAGCGGGACTGAGGTGAAGACAGAGATGAACGAGGATAGAACGACACCATCGGACAATCTCTCGGCTGACTCGCAAGAGCCTCGAGAGCCACGCCTGACAAAAGGTACGTGGATCGGTGCGGCCGTCATTGCCTTGATCGTCGCGCTGATCGTCATCCTCGGAATCGCTGCGCGGCGGCGAACCGAAAGCACCTTGGAGAAAGATACAAAAGCTGAAGCGATTCCATTTGTGAATGTCATCTATCCTGCAAGTTCCAGGCTGTCTTCGGGATTGGCGTTGCCAGGCAACACCCAGGCGTTCGTTGACACGCCTATCTACGCGCGTACAAGCGGCTATCTGAAGAGTTGGTACTTCGATATCGGTGCACATGTGAAGAAGGGACAGTTGATGGCGGTCATCGAGACGCCGGAGCTGGATGAACAGCTTCAGGTGGCGCAGGCAGACCTTAAGAGTGCGCAGGCCAATCTCGACCTGGCCAACACGACCTCGGCACGCTATCAGAATCTTTTGACGACGAACTCGGTCTCGAAGCAGGAGACCGATGTTGCGGTGAGCGATGCGGCCGCGAAGAAAGCTGCTGTCGATGCTTCGATGGCATCCGTTCGCAGACTGCAGCAGTTGCAATCATTCGAGAAGGTATTCGCTCCCTTCGACGGAATTGTGACGGCACGCAATATCGACATCGGCGGGCTGATCCAGGCGGGCGAGAACACTACGCCGAAGGAACTGTTTCATCTTGCGTCCATTGACAAGATCCGCGTCTTCGTTTCAGTTCCAGAGGTTTACTCCACCTCAATCAAGCAGGGCGATAAGGCGACCCTGACACTGGACGAGTACCCCGACAAATCGTTTGAAGGCACGATCGCGCGCAACTCAAACGCAATCGATCTGGCAACGCGCACGCTCAACGTTGAAGTGGACGTGGACAATCCCAAGGGCGAGCTGCTGCCAGGAGCTTATGTGTTTGTTCACTTCAAGGTGCCGGAGCGCGCAACGGGTCTGATGCTCCCGGCCAATACGCTTCTGTTCCGCGCCCAGGGTTTACAGGTAGGCGTCGTTCGCAACGGCCGCGTGCAGTTGGTTCCAGTGGTGATCGGCAAGGACTCCGGCGCCAATGTGGAGATCTCTTCCGGGCTGAAGGCGACTGATGCTGTGATTCTCGACCCCTCCGACTCCCTTGCCACTGGGCAGGAGGTGCAGGTTAAGAACCATGTCGACGAAAACGCAACCCAGATGAAGAAGGAAGCGGGGGCACAGTGA
- a CDS encoding sensor histidine kinase: MQRKLRRSIVRYSISTAGAAAIVAVYFRWLHVNETTVALTLLVGILFVAANWGLRHSIYLSILSAAAFNFFFLPPVLTFTVGDGRNWVALFAFLVTGIVASQLAERARREAKISRRRQRESERLYEFSQQMLVTGNVIDLLNVLPQMIAVTFNLSGAAVYLREKDRVYRSSPEYMDVTAAELRDAAYTRDHRHDEERKVTLIPILLGQRPIGAVGITGEGTSPEALDAVCGLAAIAIERAGAVETLTRVQASRESERLRNALLDSVAHELRTPLTSITAAITTLRSDAKLDAEQSGEMMQVIEEEAARLDRLVGQAMEMAELDAHDIKLDLRMQSMREAVDLALEAVQGPLKTHPVELRFPESLPLVQMDLERIAKVLQHLLENAAKYSADGSPIFVSAEVSKGQLVTSVADRGAGVDDLEKMMIFDKFYRGQGQRYRVQGTGMGLAIAKAIVEAHGGSIEVTSQPSQGSVFSFYLPLNLSGR, translated from the coding sequence GTGCAGCGAAAGCTTAGACGCAGTATCGTTCGTTACAGTATCTCCACAGCAGGTGCAGCTGCAATTGTAGCTGTCTACTTTCGTTGGCTGCACGTGAATGAGACAACCGTTGCACTGACCTTGCTGGTGGGCATCCTTTTTGTTGCGGCAAACTGGGGTCTGCGCCACTCCATTTACCTGTCGATTCTGTCTGCAGCCGCGTTCAACTTCTTTTTTCTACCGCCGGTACTCACGTTCACTGTGGGGGATGGCCGCAACTGGGTGGCTTTATTCGCGTTTCTTGTGACGGGCATCGTCGCCAGCCAGCTTGCGGAGCGTGCGCGCCGAGAGGCGAAGATCTCACGCCGTCGCCAGCGCGAGTCGGAACGGTTGTACGAGTTCAGCCAGCAGATGCTAGTCACAGGCAACGTCATCGACCTGCTGAACGTGCTGCCGCAGATGATCGCGGTCACGTTCAATCTCTCTGGCGCAGCCGTCTACCTGCGCGAAAAGGATCGCGTCTATCGCTCTAGTCCTGAGTACATGGACGTGACTGCGGCTGAGCTCCGTGACGCAGCGTACACGAGAGACCATCGTCATGATGAGGAGCGCAAAGTGACTCTCATCCCCATTTTGCTGGGCCAGCGTCCGATTGGCGCAGTCGGTATTACGGGGGAAGGCACCTCTCCCGAGGCGCTCGATGCTGTCTGCGGTCTCGCTGCCATCGCCATTGAGCGTGCCGGAGCGGTTGAAACGTTGACGCGAGTGCAGGCTTCGCGAGAGAGTGAGCGCCTGCGCAATGCGCTGCTAGACTCGGTGGCGCACGAGTTGCGAACGCCGCTGACCTCCATCACTGCTGCGATTACCACGTTGCGAAGTGACGCGAAACTCGACGCCGAACAAAGCGGAGAGATGATGCAGGTGATCGAAGAAGAAGCTGCGCGATTGGACCGGCTCGTTGGCCAGGCGATGGAGATGGCGGAGTTGGACGCGCACGACATTAAGCTTGACCTCCGAATGCAGTCCATGCGCGAGGCCGTCGATCTTGCCTTGGAGGCGGTACAGGGACCGCTCAAAACTCACCCTGTCGAACTCCGTTTCCCCGAGTCTCTACCGCTGGTGCAGATGGATCTTGAACGCATCGCCAAGGTGCTGCAACATCTGTTGGAGAATGCGGCGAAGTATTCGGCGGACGGAAGCCCCATCTTCGTGAGCGCCGAGGTGTCGAAGGGGCAACTCGTCACCAGTGTCGCCGACCGCGGTGCCGGCGTTGATGACCTGGAAAAGATGATGATCTTTGACAAGTTCTATCGTGGACAAGGGCAGCGATACCGAGTGCAGGGCACGGGGATGGGGCTCGCCATCGCGAAGGCCATCGTCGAAGCGCATGGCGGATCGATCGAGGTCACCAGTCAGCCTTCGCAGGGCTCTGTATTTTCTTTCTACCTGCCGCTCAACCTGTCGGGCCGCTGA
- a CDS encoding histidine kinase: MGTRDNSNPALKSPDEWLEKVDPEKTRGTFKLFLGYAPGVGKTYNMLSEAIRRHARGEDIVIGVVETHGRPRTAELADQLEKIPRKKIEYKGVTFEEMDLDGILTRCPQIVLIDELAHSNIEGSKHRKRYEDVLDVLAANIDVLATMNVQHIESVAPTVQSVTGVQIRETVPDWLVQRADEIVMADLTPEALQTRMRRGDIYGTARAEKALANFFRRGNLIALRELALQHVTKAVDRTLTAYMDAKRIEAHWAVRERVAVCISSNSSSQMLIARGARVAEGVGGELFVLHVDDDDDLSEEDRATLAANMQFARNLEAQVFTIKGKSIAHTAAAFVREKRITHVVFGRTAVHGFRKYLYYWAIQHFLKESPNVDVHIVTQHPERE; this comes from the coding sequence ATGGGCACTCGCGACAACTCGAATCCCGCACTGAAGAGTCCGGACGAATGGCTTGAGAAGGTTGATCCCGAGAAGACGCGGGGCACCTTCAAACTCTTTCTCGGCTATGCGCCAGGTGTCGGCAAGACGTACAACATGCTCAGCGAGGCCATCCGCAGGCACGCACGCGGAGAGGATATCGTGATCGGCGTCGTCGAGACGCATGGACGGCCGCGCACCGCCGAGCTGGCAGATCAGCTGGAGAAGATTCCGCGAAAAAAGATCGAGTACAAAGGAGTCACCTTCGAGGAGATGGACCTCGACGGCATCCTTACCAGGTGCCCGCAGATCGTCTTGATCGACGAACTGGCCCACAGCAACATCGAGGGCAGCAAGCACCGCAAACGCTATGAGGATGTGCTCGACGTCCTCGCCGCCAACATCGATGTGCTGGCGACGATGAACGTGCAACACATTGAAAGCGTCGCGCCGACCGTGCAGAGCGTCACCGGAGTGCAGATTCGCGAGACGGTTCCCGACTGGTTAGTCCAGCGGGCCGACGAGATCGTCATGGCCGATCTGACGCCGGAGGCTTTGCAGACCCGTATGCGGAGGGGCGATATCTACGGCACCGCCCGCGCCGAAAAAGCCCTGGCCAACTTCTTCCGCCGCGGCAACCTCATCGCACTCCGCGAGCTAGCTCTACAACATGTGACGAAGGCAGTCGACCGTACGCTGACCGCTTACATGGACGCGAAGCGCATTGAGGCGCACTGGGCGGTTCGCGAGCGCGTCGCAGTCTGCATCAGCTCCAACAGCTCATCGCAGATGTTGATCGCTCGCGGCGCCCGCGTGGCCGAGGGCGTTGGAGGCGAACTCTTCGTCCTGCATGTCGACGATGACGACGACCTGTCCGAAGAAGATCGAGCCACACTCGCAGCCAACATGCAGTTCGCTCGCAACCTCGAAGCTCAAGTCTTCACGATCAAGGGCAAGAGCATCGCCCACACCGCTGCGGCGTTCGTTCGCGAGAAGCGCATCACGCACGTCGTCTTCGGTCGCACTGCCGTTCACGGCTTTCGCAAATATCTGTACTACTGGGCTATCCAGCACTTCCTGAAAGAATCGCCCAATGTCGACGTCCACATCGTCACGCAGCACCCGGAGCGCGAATGA
- a CDS encoding response regulator transcription factor yields the protein MKQNLQDQQEAKILIVDDEPQITRVLRTALSTQGYTLRVAANGVEGMEAVHYWKPDLVITDVSMPEMNGVELCREIRAVSTIPIIVLSVRNQDLIKIEALDAGADDYVTKPFSIQELQARVRAQLRRSSVGEAEVPQIISAGDFYIDIPQHRVVVRGQETHLTPKQFDLLVCLAQHPGQVLTHRALLHAVWGTNADQPEYLRVNIGQLRKKIELSDDPTYIITEPWIGYRFRPTGNDDF from the coding sequence ATGAAACAGAACCTGCAAGACCAGCAGGAAGCTAAGATCCTCATCGTCGATGACGAACCACAGATCACCCGCGTCCTTCGCACAGCGCTCTCCACTCAGGGTTACACGCTGCGCGTCGCCGCGAATGGCGTGGAAGGTATGGAGGCCGTGCACTACTGGAAGCCGGATCTCGTGATCACGGACGTCTCCATGCCGGAGATGAATGGCGTCGAGCTGTGCCGCGAGATTCGTGCGGTGTCCACCATCCCGATCATTGTGCTGTCCGTCCGCAATCAGGACCTCATAAAGATTGAAGCGCTCGATGCGGGCGCCGACGACTATGTCACGAAGCCGTTCAGCATTCAAGAGCTCCAGGCCCGCGTCCGCGCGCAGTTGCGCCGCAGCTCAGTCGGCGAAGCCGAGGTTCCACAGATAATCTCAGCCGGAGATTTTTACATCGACATACCGCAGCATCGCGTCGTCGTCCGAGGGCAGGAGACGCATCTGACGCCGAAGCAGTTCGATCTTCTGGTCTGTCTGGCGCAGCATCCGGGCCAGGTCCTCACCCATCGTGCTCTGCTCCACGCCGTCTGGGGTACCAACGCCGACCAGCCCGAGTATCTGCGTGTGAACATTGGCCAGCTGAGAAAGAAGATCGAACTCTCGGACGATCCCACCTACATCATCACCGAACCCTGGATCGGCTACCGATTCCGCCCGACCGGCAACGACGATTTCTAG
- a CDS encoding efflux transporter outer membrane subunit yields MTLRPSALAPFAALLLTGCMVGPKYVKPSVPMAPEFKEAGSDANTDASKENINWQVAQPADAAQRGEWWTIFGDAELNVLEPQVAENNQNLKAADARFREARALIRFNRASLYPTVGVAPSAGGARESSNQPYFNVNTQNGNGVGVIELPVDLNYEIDVWGRVRRTVSAAREEAQASAGDRQTVMLSLQAELAVDYFEARSADAQEKLLNDTVKDFEEAWRITNNRFEGGVAPKSDVDQAETQLEAAKVQAHDITLQRALFEHAIAILLGKPPASFSLTNAPLDARPPAIPPGLPSELLERRPDIAAAERRVAEANDRIGIARAAFYPTISLSGAIGFEGSSFGNLFNPASFLWSIGPMLSQTVFDAGRRAAVSEQANASYDETVANYRQTTLTAFQQVEDNLVALRVLNQEATHQHQATKAAQSAEQIFNNRYVGGLDTYLQVVTAQTTALTNERNDIDIMRRQMDASVLLIKALGGGWNVTSLPKL; encoded by the coding sequence GTGACGTTACGTCCGTCAGCTCTGGCTCCTTTTGCTGCGCTTCTACTTACCGGGTGCATGGTTGGGCCGAAGTATGTCAAGCCATCCGTTCCTATGGCTCCTGAGTTCAAAGAGGCAGGTTCGGATGCAAATACCGATGCGTCGAAAGAGAACATCAACTGGCAGGTTGCCCAACCTGCCGATGCCGCGCAACGCGGGGAGTGGTGGACAATCTTCGGCGATGCAGAGCTGAATGTTCTTGAGCCACAAGTAGCGGAGAATAATCAAAATCTCAAGGCCGCCGACGCTCGATTCCGCGAGGCACGTGCCTTGATCCGCTTCAATCGCGCTTCGTTGTACCCGACGGTCGGAGTCGCTCCGTCTGCCGGAGGAGCGCGAGAGTCTTCCAATCAGCCATACTTCAACGTGAACACTCAAAATGGAAACGGCGTCGGCGTCATTGAGCTTCCGGTTGATTTGAACTACGAGATTGACGTCTGGGGTCGTGTTCGCCGCACCGTCAGCGCGGCTCGGGAAGAAGCGCAGGCGAGCGCAGGCGATCGACAAACGGTGATGCTAAGTCTTCAGGCCGAGCTCGCAGTAGATTACTTCGAGGCACGCAGCGCCGACGCGCAAGAGAAGCTGCTGAACGACACCGTGAAGGACTTCGAAGAGGCATGGCGCATCACGAATAACCGCTTCGAAGGCGGCGTTGCTCCGAAGTCAGACGTCGATCAGGCAGAGACTCAACTCGAGGCAGCCAAGGTGCAGGCGCACGACATCACGCTGCAACGTGCACTGTTTGAGCATGCAATTGCCATTTTGCTTGGCAAGCCTCCCGCGTCGTTTTCGTTGACGAATGCCCCGCTCGATGCACGGCCTCCCGCGATTCCACCTGGGCTGCCCTCTGAGCTTCTAGAGCGGCGGCCAGACATCGCCGCTGCAGAGCGCCGCGTGGCCGAGGCGAATGACCGGATCGGAATCGCACGTGCGGCCTTCTATCCGACGATTTCTCTGAGTGGTGCGATTGGATTCGAAGGTTCATCGTTCGGGAATCTCTTTAACCCGGCCAGCTTCCTGTGGTCCATTGGCCCAATGCTGTCGCAGACAGTGTTCGATGCAGGGCGTAGAGCTGCTGTCTCCGAACAGGCCAACGCCAGCTACGATGAGACCGTCGCCAACTACCGACAGACAACGCTGACCGCGTTTCAACAGGTCGAAGATAATCTGGTTGCGCTGCGTGTTCTCAACCAGGAGGCGACGCACCAGCACCAGGCAACGAAGGCGGCACAGTCGGCAGAGCAGATATTCAACAACAGATATGTCGGTGGGCTCGATACCTATTTGCAGGTCGTGACTGCGCAGACAACCGCACTCACCAACGAACGAAATGACATCGACATCATGCGACGACAGATGGACGCGAGCGTACTTCTGATCAAAGCGCTTGGCGGCGGCTGGAACGTCACGAGCCTCCCGAAGCTGTAA